A region of the Plasmodium vinckei vinckei genome assembly, chromosome: PVVCY_11 genome:
ACAAAGATATTGcaataaatgaaaaggagaaagaaataataaaatgtaataataatgaaaagaaTTCGGAAATACTTAATGAAATGGAAGTAAGTGACTTTGACCAAATAAAGAGTTCTGATAATAAAAGCGAAGAAAATACTATAGAGTgcaatattttcaatataatGTGTAATAGTGTAAGAAAGAATTCAAAAACAgaaaattgtaataatgaaaaggatgtagaaaataaaaaagaagttAACAAgtttgaagaaaaaaataaaatatcagATATATCAAGCATTGATAATAATTCCgatgaaaattttcattatgaGAATCATATTCATAAAGGATATAAATCACATCATATAGTAGACAATAATATGGATATCGacgaaaaaatgaaactagaaaaagaattagaatcatattttataaaagaagGGTTTTTGTCTCCAAAAGATTCAAACTTAGATTATAACGATTTTATGAGTGAAAAAAGCAGCATGTATATTAATGGAGAATTGCAATCTGATACATCTATATATTCAGAGAATACCAAATCATTTAATACTGAATATACTAGAAGGGTAAATTGTGAAGCACCTTCAAGCAGTGTTGATATATTtgaagataataaaattaaagaagTTTTTGATGGATTGATTACTAATAGGAGCTCAACACATTCCTTCTCAGCACAAACAGATATAAACAGAATGAAAAATGatcgaaataaaaatataaataactatttagaaaatgaaatagaTATTTCTAATACAGATAATACATCTAAATATTCTATTAATGAAGATAtgacatataataaagatgGTAATAGCAGCATCATTTGTTCTAAGAATATTGAACAGGAAAAAATAGACAGcattgaatattttttttcaaaaaataagaatttattatttattgatttattaaaattgaatAATGACAGGAAAAggaatatagaaaaaaaatatgtttcaTTTGAGGATAAACTAAAGGATAAATTGGAGTTGTTAATGCATAGAGATTCcgaaaaagaaagaaatattatagatAAGATAATTTATTGTTTAGATCCatcttatataaataatacagtgaatgataaaaaaagatgggaagaaaaattaaaatatatgcaagAGAAGTTTCTTGAATCTATATTATGTGTTTCTTATCCTAATTCTATgtggaataaaaatacatttgaattatatcttaaatcattaaattttaacTCTTTATTGGATGatacatttataaaatatgaaaaagatttaaatatagatttatttcaaaaagaagaagaaatattttcGGATGCAGGAAATATTGGAGAAGGGGGTTTTGGAGTTGTAACAAAAATGCGATTTTTATCGTTTCCTCAATATTatgcaataaaaaaaatatcaaaagatcatattataaaatcacAAGCAGCTGGTCAAGCATATTTAGAAGCAAAATACCATTCCGTTTTAAGTCATGtaaatgttataaaaatgtatggCTGTATGCAAgatgataattatatatatcatgtTTTAGAGTATTGTCCAAAGGGAAGTATTTATTCTATATCtaaaaatttcaaaaaaagaattatacCTGAGGAATtagcatataaatatttttgtaatgtAGTAAATggattatattatttaaatcaaaTGGGAATATTTCATCGTgacataaaaatggaaaatgtTTTAGTAGATCATAAAGATAATGCTAAATTGTCTGATTTTGGTTTATCAGCTATGATATTAGGGGAAAAAAGTCATTCATCTTTATGTGGAACActtgtatatttttcaccTGAAATAATTAGTGGTGAAGGATATGATTGGAGATCCGATATTTGGTCTTTgggtatattattatatgaaatgTTAGTGGGTGATGTTCCATTTGATGGTACAAAAACTCAAATAGTTCAATCTATATATTCAtgtaatttaaattttccaAGTTTTATTAACCCATTAGCAATAaacttaataaaaaaggctTTAGTAGTAGATGTAAATAAACGAATCAAATTATCAGAAATTGCATCAGATCCATGGATGCAAGAAATGTGGAAATTAACTTTTCAAAAAGGTTTAATAGAATcaaatgatataattaatgatgattcatataatttcaattttatacacaacataataaaatcaGAATgtcttataaaaaaaagtctAAATGCTTCCTTAAATTTTCATACCGATTCAtgtagtaataataaattggaGAGTGTTCTCtctaatgaaaaaattgaagCTCTTgattctttaattttagaaacccaacaaaaaatagtagAATATTTGGATCTTGATGAATTctataataatgaagaaacCCTTTCaagttttgaaaatttaagtACAATTAAATCAGAATATTTACAATCATATTCAAATGAGCAAGTTGATCATACTgaggaaataaaaagtgatgaaatattagaagaaaatatagaatCAAGTAAATTAGACAGTGaaaatgattataatatgacgcaaaaaaatatatatgatattcctatggaaaatatacaacaaccatcaaatataaatagcatgaatattgataataatataaaaactgacgaaaatataaatatagaaaattgtGACCAAATGAAGCATCAATTAAAAGTAACATCAGAAAATGATTCAGTAGAATATAAAGCAACTAATTCAGCTGGAAATTTATCAATAAATGAAGTagatgatatatataaaaatgaatttaaagACCCACAAATGAATAATACtgatatgaaaaatattttatcggaagaagaaaaaagaagtagctgtgaatataaatatattcgaATGAATGGTATGGATATCAGTGAAATGCAATTTCACGAGGAGAACTCCCAATGTAGTGATACAAATACGAGCGTAATGAATAGCCACCTAagcaataaaaatgaaatcgAAAAAGAGattattaatgaaaataatgaaatgaaTGAAGATGATAAATGTGTAAATGCCAATACTAATGTAGACTTAAAAATGAACGGAAATAGTTATGAATCTATTTTGTGTAATATTATGTTTAAGTtaagaaaattaaatgaaaagaaaGGTAATTCAAATATAATGGAAGAAATTGATAATTTGAAATTATCTCTTCAGAACGATGAAAATGAAGGTTATAAAAGTATCAGTAATACTATTAAGGCCCGCTTAGATttatcgaaaaaaaaaatgtcagACTATTTAGAAAGGCAATGTAGTATTATGTCTGAAcacaaaaatgaaaatgaactTTTAGATAAATCTAAAACATTTGAAAacgataatatattatctaaTGAGAGTGAAAATCTAAGCATGGtggaaaatattgaaaaggGTGAAGTACATAATAATTCTCCTATAGATAAAGAAAACCAAATAAATTCTGAAGTTGGTAAATTGTATATACCTATTTCTGTTACTAAAGAAAACAATAAAGAATtcgaaaatgaaaataattctttCAAAATAAACTTAAAAATGAAGGACACAAGCACAGAGAAAATGACGAGTCAAACTGATATTTCAGAAAGTGATGATATAGAAGAATTTAATAGGCTAATGAAAAGAACCAAAAATATGCTAAACCGTAAAATGataagtgaaaaaaaaacggaaGATGATTTAGGTAATGATACAAAACATGCTACTActaattttgataataataaaaaaataattgatgataatttaacaaaattCACAAAGGATCATGAAACTAATACAAAATTAGAAGAAGCATGTGTAGTTCCAGATTTAGGAAAGAAATCTATAAgcgataaaaaaaaaagaaaagattgttttgataataataataaaaaagacaaaatgACCTCTAGCAAAAAGGTCGAGaaaaatttagaaaaaaaacataatgggaaatataataaaaaaaatatgattgattataaaaaaaaatatagtcaTAAAGAAAGCCGTATTGGCTCTAAGTTatctataaataaaaaaaatgttgcaATTGAAGAAGAATCTTGTAATGATTTGTTTAATTTAGATAAAGGCAGCCTTTACGATGAATAcatagaaaaaattaataaattatatctgaatttaaaaaataaaaaacttaTATATGATAACGAAAAGGATAAAAATACTGAAAATAGTCATATTTTAaccaaaaatataaagggAAGTTTGACCAATGAGATCGATAACgattcaaataaatttagCAAAGAAGAGACAGAAAGATCGAGCTTGGATAATATCGACAgacaaaatattaatgaagttaaagcaaataaatatgataacaATATTGTTAAAGAAGAAAGTTTAATCTTAAGCAGTAATAATGGCAGTTCAAAGGATAGCGATGTTTTAGATAAAGGAatggataataataattttaataaaaaaaaggttaatttttgtaaaaaaagtagtatatcaaaaaaaaataaaaatataatccaAAACTTATATGATCATAAGTTAAATGATGCTGAAAATAGTAGAAAAGtagaattaaataataaatgtttagcatatgatgataaaaaagaaagttcattttttaaattgaaaaaagatgttataaatggaaatattaaaagttTGAAAACAAGATTAACACCTGATTTTATAGAAcctaaaataaatacaaaaaaaaataataattcgaATAGCTCTGCATATAGATATAGCAGTGAacaaattaacaaaaaggTTAGTATTAAtagtgataataaaaaaagtatgtGCATTTCCGATAATAATACTCTCGATTATTCTATCTCTGACTATTCAAGTGATAGaagtttttataaaaagaataaaataatgagcAAGCTAAATAATTCtatagagaaaaaaaatataaaatcaataaaaagtgtgaataaatatgaaaaggATAAAGGTgcaataaatatgaacaaattaGAGCAATCTGAATATGACATAATTaatgcaaataataaatataaaatggaaaGTTCAACTGAAAATGTAagtaaattttcaaaaaaaaaaacaaattcgCTATGTGTCttaaatttgaataataaaGTGACTTTTATGGCAACGGAAAATTATAGTAATCTTTTAAATTCTTCGAATTGcatgaataataatgatatcaAAGGAAATAGAAACTCCtcaaatttgaaaaaaattgaaatgtctaatgaaattaaagaaaagacagaagaagaaaatactatgaaacaaataatatatgatgaaaaaaaaaaatcaaattttGGAAAAAATGTGAAAGAAGATTTaatctataaaaaaaagtctattaacaaaaaagatGGACCAATACAAAATCATTTTAACAATAAGATGAATATTTCGAAAAATGAAGCAATAGTGAATGAAGAAACTGATAATGCTAGTATAAAAGAAAGAATTGATTCACCATGCGTGCAAAAAGatgaaattttaaaaaaatatattaaaaaaattgttttaaaaaaaactagTAGCAATAGTACTTCATTAATAACTAAGGGTAAAGAGGTACATATAGAagaaatgatgaaaaagaaCATTGGAATGAAAAAGACAAGTAAAGAAACACTAAAGAGATCAAGCAGTTTccaattaaatttaaaaaaaaattcttaTGATGATATACAGAATAGAAGTGTAACAAAAACATGTTCTATGGAAAGTGCTTTAAAAAAGGCTGCCtcaaataatataggagaaaaaataaaaagaaacaaaaaaaacaatgatGATATAGTATtaaggaataaaaaaacattttcaaCAACGAATGAAGAATGTGAAAGAGACGAAGATAATGATTGTCTATCTAATAatgaagtaaaaaaaaatggaaattcTTATCAAAgtaataaacatattttatttgcaaataatttaaagaattcaaaaataaaagagtatttaaaaagtaaaatagatcaaatcaaaaataaaaaggaatataATCCATCATTTAGTGGCATTGAAAAAAGTAAAGATAACGAAAGTAACATAGTTAATAGtgttaatacaaaaaaatcaagttcaaatattaatagggtaaataaaaattcctatcaaaataataaaataggcacatatttaaaaaaaggaaaacgATCAGCAAGTGAAACATTCTTAAATAATTCTATTAAcaattgtaataataaacaaaataatgaattaaaaattaaaagaacaACATCAACAAGTGAGTTGTATAAAACGGGGAAAAAAAGTGTGCAACAAGCAAATgcaaataattcaaaaaaaaataaaataaaatatggattTTCAAGAAGTACGAGTGAAGTTGTAAAATCTTTTAACAAAACATCACCACcaaatttttctttattatttgatacTGATACTATaagcgaaaaaaaaaacacccCTAGAGCAAATTCCATAAATAATCCTACTCCtaataatagaaataatgatgatgaaatgagtaaaaaaatcaagGGAACCAGCAGTATGATACATAATCAAtataaggaaaaaaataatgaacagatggaaaaaataagaactcgaacatatacaaatatatattcacataaaaaattagacCTTTCTAATgttaaaagtaaaatagatacgaatatttttaaaaagtctAAAAGTGTATTAGATCAAAATTCTgtaaaagaaattaaagAATCAGATGAATGCACCACAAAAATAGAGGAAATTGATATCCccccaaaaaataataataaacctGAAAAGGCACatagtaatatattaagttataataaaaaaatatattcaaaacaaaattcttataataatactcatataaatgataagttaaaaaagcatagttctttaaataaaaatataggtTCTAGGaacaatattaatttgGGGTCTAAAggaaaacaaattaatcaATTAGAAGTAGAtgattcaaaaaatatgaacaatgGTTTTTTAAAGCAAAATGAtcatacaaaaaaaaaaaatattaccaatttaattaatacaaaatatgatgaagatttgcaaaaaaaatttttagatttgaataataaacaaaatggtGAAATTGATActaaatatggaaaatcAAAGGAAGATAAGGAGATGTCTAAGACATCTATACCTAGAATTAACGATATCAACATGAATGCAAATTATAGAAATAGTAAAACATGtgaaggaaataaaaatgaaaaatcgAATTATACAGACATAATTGTTAATTGCAACTCAATTGATAGTtgcaaaaataaagaacataatgataataaaacagatgaagtaaaaagagaaaatgagtctataaataaaagtggTGTAGAacaagaaaatatatatgatgaaaatgaaacacataatgcaaaaaaaaaatgtattactaatttttcattcaaTAATTTGAACTGTTTTATGGCAAGTTCTGAAAtagaaaaagaagataTATCTTACGAAGATAATAAGACAAATAACGATATAGAAAGAGATGTAGTAATAAGAAGAGATATTTCTAAAAATCGAAATTACTCATGTAATGGGgtatttaataatgataaaaatataaatacgtCTGAtgatcaaaaaaaaacatattcaCAAAAATCGGCTTCCAGTACATTGAGAGCTTAtgaaagatataaaaatgatgtaAATAGATTAATAAAGGGGAAAATGTATATTGATGTTTATACAAACaaggataaaaataatattactaaagatagtaataataagaaaaattgTACAAATTCAGCTCAACGGGAAAACGAAAAACATTCAAAGTATACTAGTAGCAATAATGTCTTTTCTCCtagtaaaattttattatcatgcTCATCTTTTAAATCTTTTTATACAGATGATGCAATTCAGAAGCATGAAAATGATGttatgaataataaaagtaaagAAAGCATTATAAACACTACGAATGATATGAACAAAGAAAATATCATAGAAAACAgcgatgaaaataataatgatttaattgagtcttttaaaaaaggaacattattattaaaatttaagaatttaaaaaaaagtgcaTCAAATATCGTTTTAAATAATCCTTTAGTGAAATCATTTAGTATGCACAATCAAAGAAATATTCTTCCCAAAATATGTTCTACTAGCAGAAATGGAACCACTGAAAGTATTTTCAGTacaaatgaaaacaaaactgaaaaaaataaattacacattataaatattgaagcacaaaaaaatggagGTGTGCTAAATAGAGAAAATTTAACATTTAAATCTTCTAATAGTAGAAAAagtgatataaaaaaaaataatagtatactcatagaaaataaagaagCGATTTCATGTAATAAGGCATTAAgttctttattatataatacatattctAGTAAAAGCAAGGCTGATTTTTCTAAATGCGATGAGCAAGTATTTAATCATGGGAATATAATTAGCATACTTCAAAATGGACAAAAGCAATGTATCCAAGGTAAAACCAGAAGTGGTAGTAGCGTGTCCAGTATTTCATTACGAAGTAAAGTTGatttagataaaaaaaaatcatttacAAATACtgcaaaaataattgatgtgattatgaaaaaacaaGATAGTagaaataatgataaaattagTAATAATGTGGgcataataaatacaaagGTTGTTATAGAATGATTGCCACAATAAAAAGACaaattattcaaattttatttttgtatatgcATTCGCAAACCGTATATACTTTTCTcataataacatttttaaaccCTAATGGAAGTAAATATTTGGAAGTGTGCATATATGTTTAACTTCAATTTATGGTGAAGTTCAAACTATTCCATATGTATTACATAGTGTAGGTTTATATTGTGTGCATATTTGTCTTTGtttgaaattaaaattgtcaAATGATAATAGCTAATGCAATACATGGCATTTTCCGTTTGGATTCTTAAtgaaatgttttattattatgtttttttgagtatcattttattaaacatgttttatttattatgaacatatgaaaaaaagcgtaaaaattattttactaaatcaaaaaacttttgcatttttctataaaatgATGAGATATGAAGAATGTAAAGAAAGCAAtgttgtctttttttttatattaaaactattttgatattattCGGTTTTGTAAAGTGGTGTATAATTACGCTTCTTTAATATAAAGATAATCTAtcttttcatatttttgcctttgtaaaattttattatattttgttgtgTATAGGCATACCTGCCTACGACAAAGTCAATgtgatattattattgcatTCAATCCCCCAAAGAATAAACACACACCccatcttttttatttaagaTCACGAATAAAGAATGTTATATAATCACAATGTTTTTAAAtggtaaaatatattgtctTAATGgcaaatattatgaataaatatgtatgaaTAATCAATAATGCGATGCGTTTTTTTAATcctgtaaaaatatattaataataaaaaaattgcaaTAGCATAGTTAAAATAAGTtgatatgcatatattctAGTTagtttttaaaacaataaaatttgtatttttaataatgagAGGTTTACATGATGAAATGTAAAACGATTAATTTACatgtatattatgtataaaaataaacgggtttaatttatttttattaaaaaaaaaacataataaaaagtagTTACAAATGTTATTGCATACAAAATCCGCATTAAACAACGGAACGAAACTATTAATTAGTTTCTTTAAAATACGGATGTTCTATCGCTTGCTTCGCAGTAATTCTTTGGTTGGGATCCAATTTAAGCATTTTTGATAGCAAATCAATTCCAGTATCATCTAATCCTTTTATCTAATGAGAATATGTgtaatgtataaaaaaattgtatatatatttcacatataatattatgtgTAGATAATtgctataataataaaatattataatacacgaaatataactataaaaaaaaattacaactGTTTCCCATGGCAAAGGCTCATAAACTGGAAAATTAGGATCATATTTCGGGAGTTTAAAAACATCAGGCCAATTTTGAGAATTTGGAGTTCctaatattttgaatattctCATAAGTTGATCGGTATCAGATACCCCCGGAAATAATGGCCTACCATTTACCATCTCGGCAAATATGCATCCAACACTCCATATATCAATTGGagttgaatatttttttgaccCCATTAAAATATCTGGGGCTCTATACCATAATGTTACAACTTCATGAGTATATCTTCGAGCAGGTATTCCAAAGGCTctgtatttttaatattgaaaaatattaatatatgtattttttattataatatgaattGGAGATATACTTTctcattaattataaacCTCATTTCGTAtgaacatattatttatgtgtCAGCAGAAATACCTTTGGTGATgtgttttgtttttaaaataggATATTTAATGATTACCTTGCGAGTCCAAAATCAgcaatttttaattcccCTTCtctatttattaataaattttgtgGCTTCAAATCACGATGCAACACTTTATGCTCATGGCAATATGCAATACCATTTAGAAGTTGCAATAAAAACGATTTTGCTGTAACTGATTCGAGTCCCCCTTTAAAAAGCAttaaaaggaaatatatttattgttttataaatacacaTATTCAGCGCACTTATAAAAACGAAAGCATTTAAAAAGGTTTTggttattaatttttaccATCACAAACATCTATAAGTTTCTTGAGATCTTGGTCTAGATGCTCAAAGACCAATATTAATCTTTTTTTAGCATGTATGACATCATACAACTTAACTATATTTGAGTGCCTTAGCTCTTTTAAAATACTAATTTCCCTAATGGCTACATAATGAAAGGCGAaaacatttaaattaaatatatatataatataggCCCATacgcatatatttattataatggAATAGAAATAACGACATACTAATTTATTGTATACACACTAATCCAACAGTTTTATTACAAATCATGCACATATGCATACTATACGATATGTGTATGTAATATATgtgtacatataataagCCATTTTCTACAGTATTAAAtcgaaattatatattaaaaataattatattattctaACCAGTTGATGGAATTCCTTCATCCTCCTTTTCCaatcttattttttttaatgcaaATGACTCCCCATCACTATTTTGCGCTTTGTACACTACACCATATGTACCTTCTCCAATTTTTTCCAAACCATGgtatttttccatttttttatttataagtaAAAATCACAAATATTGTGCTTTTAcctatataaattttcttaTTACCTTATCATTacaatgaataaaaaataaaacaagtatattaataaagatATTATAACTAGCGAAAATTGTCttgtatattaatattttatatataaaaaaaaaaaactttttataaGCTATACTTAtttctataaaatttaataaatacaatttatGCCAATgctcataaaaatattgtcgCATTGCttatatttgttcatatatttttctttctataaattattattgttatttaaaaataaataattatgataattaaaaatttaaccATTATTACTAgctataataaaaaaataataataacgacactattaatataaaattaatttacaGCTCATAAGAATACTTTACATTTGACGTGCGTttcttaatatattttaatgtgtttaattgatatatatatataaatatttacatatgtttgcattatttattataataactacaaaaatatataaaatatacttaattcaacattttaattgttgaaaaaaaaatgaaaagttTAAGtgtaaaatatgaaatataaaaaaaaac
Encoded here:
- a CDS encoding serine/threonine protein kinase, putative, yielding MDDIHMNNRNMHSYYLDKIQKNINQIKRSNNMSLLKNMNEGQYNLNSKKNTNYVDINESNPNYAKNGLANEYTYNQNINYKQNENINSSLNRGKYIVYNNGHIKDDINTNYDYNSYVNKYKKFPDKIASENSHYNYDTIRTEPNNISKDLRNVQYPYNNSKVVHDQNKGLIINSPCYSKINDCNKIYLANINENNHMFKNCHNGHMRMNASVLCPNHLKNNNIKQGYNKSELKKNNNMEMVYDGYYNSNDRAYMNGNIYNNNLDYKIHGDLININDNKTAQYVPGYFPHNEKMNKEYNYALRAGEHLNQNTHTGFYNNNMCNNVENINNISKNISSFETNKNNYFVQEPSYIENDLRQHFVENNYNRSLINITNNNCSKSTNIKNQNIYIPNKEHVQLNNSEINNINIDCLKKNNGANNVPVATNLYQPLDETGKCQNKLYPHSIYTSIPNNNNSSNTNLNEFVESTQIDGDKKENFIIKNNLDHNIKHSFTNNETMDNVLETNRYFLNSFQKEKEVENEKKILLSQNEEDNMSKISENENISCNFLPTKIINCISLNNNSKTKIQNNTSTENNVPLNAVNCVMDKDIAINEKEKEIIKCNNNEKNSEILNEMEVSDFDQIKSSDNKSEENTIECNIFNIMCNSVRKNSKTENCNNEKDVENKKEVNKFEEKNKISDISSIDNNSDENFHYENHIHKGYKSHHIVDNNMDIDEKMKLEKELESYFIKEGFLSPKDSNLDYNDFMSEKSSMYINGELQSDTSIYSENTKSFNTEYTRRVNCEAPSSSVDIFEDNKIKEVFDGLITNRSSTHSFSAQTDINRMKNDRNKNINNYLENEIDISNTDNTSKYSINEDMTYNKDGNSSIICSKNIEQEKIDSIEYFFSKNKNLLFIDLLKLNNDRKRNIEKKYVSFEDKLKDKLELLMHRDSEKERNIIDKIIYCLDPSYINNTVNDKKRWEEKLKYMQEKFLESILCVSYPNSMWNKNTFELYLKSLNFNSLLDDTFIKYEKDLNIDLFQKEEEIFSDAGNIGEGGFGVVTKMRFLSFPQYYAIKKISKDHIIKSQAAGQAYLEAKYHSVLSHVNVIKMYGCMQDDNYIYHVLEYCPKGSIYSISKNFKKRIIPEELAYKYFCNVVNGLYYLNQMGIFHRDIKMENVLVDHKDNAKLSDFGLSAMILGEKSHSSLCGTLVYFSPEIISGEGYDWRSDIWSLGILLYEMLVGDVPFDGTKTQIVQSIYSCNLNFPSFINPLAINLIKKALVVDVNKRIKLSEIASDPWMQEMWKLTFQKGLIESNDIINDDSYNFNFIHNIIKSECLIKKSLNASLNFHTDSCSNNKLESVLSNEKIEALDSLILETQQKIVEYLDLDEFYNNEETLSSFENLSTIKSEYLQSYSNEQVDHTEEIKSDEILEENIESSKLDSENDYNMTQKNIYDIPMENIQQPSNINSMNIDNNIKTDENINIENCDQMKHQLKVTSENDSVEYKATNSAGNLSINEVDDIYKNEFKDPQMNNTDMKNILSEEEKRSSCEYKYIRMNGMDISEMQFHEENSQCSDTNTSVMNSHLSNKNEIEKEIINENNEMNEDDKCVNANTNVDLKMNGNSYESILCNIMFKLRKLNEKKGNSNIMEEIDNLKLSLQNDENEGYKSISNTIKARLDLSKKKMSDYLERQCSIMSEHKNENELLDKSKTFENDNILSNESENLSMVENIEKGEVHNNSPIDKENQINSEVGKLYIPISVTKENNKEFENENNSFKINLKMKDTSTEKMTSQTDISESDDIEEFNRLMKRTKNMLNRKMISEKKTEDDLGNDTKHATTNFDNNKKIIDDNLTKFTKDHETNTKLEEACVVPDLGKKSISDKKKRKDCFDNNNKKDKMTSSKKVEKNLEKKHNGKYNKKNMIDYKKKYSHKESRIGSKLSINKKNVAIEEESCNDLFNLDKGSLYDEYIEKINKLYLNLKNKKLIYDNEKDKNTENSHILTKNIKGSLTNEIDNDSNKFSKEETERSSLDNIDRQNINEVKANKYDNNIVKEESLILSSNNGSSKDSDVLDKGMDNNNFNKKKVNFCKKSSISKKNKNIIQNLYDHKLNDAENSRKVELNNKCLAYDDKKESSFFKLKKDVINGNIKSLKTRLTPDFIEPKINTKKNNNSNSSAYRYSSEQINKKVSINSDNKKSMCISDNNTLDYSISDYSSDRSFYKKNKIMSKLNNSIEKKNIKSIKSVNKYEKDKGAINMNKLEQSEYDIINANNKYKMESSTENVSKFSKKKTNSLCVLNLNNKVTFMATENYSNLLNSSNCMNNNDIKGNRNSSNLKKIEMSNEIKEKTEEENTMKQIIYDEKKKSNFGKNVKEDLIYKKKSINKKDGPIQNHFNNKMNISKNEAIVNEETDNASIKERIDSPCVQKDEILKKYIKKIVLKKTSSNSTSLITKGKEVHIEEMMKKNIGMKKTSKETLKRSSSFQLNLKKNSYDDIQNRSVTKTCSMESALKKAASNNIGEKIKRNKKNNDDIVLRNKKTFSTTNEECERDEDNDCLSNNEVKKNGNSYQSNKHILFANNLKNSKIKEYLKSKIDQIKNKKEYNPSFSGIEKSKDNESNIVNSVNTKKSSSNINRVNKNSYQNNKIGTYLKKGKRSASETFLNNSINNCNNKQNNELKIKRTTSTSELYKTGKKSVQQANANNSKKNKIKYGFSRSTSEVVKSFNKTSPPNFSLLFDTDTISEKKNTPRANSINNPTPNNRNNDDEMSKKIKGTSSMIHNQYKEKNNEQMEKIRTRTYTNIYSHKKLDLSNVKSKIDTNIFKKSKSVLDQNSVKEIKESDECTTKIEEIDIPPKNNNKPEKAHSNILSYNKKIYSKQNSYNNTHINDKLKKHSSLNKNIGSRNNINLGSKGKQINQLEVDDSKNMNNGFLKQNDHTKKKNITNLINTKYDEDLQKKFLDLNNKQNGEIDTKYGKSKEDKEMSKTSIPRINDINMNANYRNSKTCEGNKNEKSNYTDIIVNCNSIDSCKNKEHNDNKTDEVKRENESINKSGVEQENIYDENETHNAKKKCITNFSFNNLNCFMASSEIEKEDISYEDNKTNNDIERDVVIRRDISKNRNYSCNGVFNNDKNINTSDDQKKTYSQKSASSTLRAYERYKNDVNRLIKGKMYIDVYTNKDKNNITKDSNNKKNCTNSAQRENEKHSKYTSSNNVFSPSKILLSCSSFKSFYTDDAIQKHENDVMNNKSKESIINTTNDMNKENIIENSDENNNDLIESFKKGTLLLKFKNLKKSASNIVLNNPLVKSFSMHNQRNILPKICSTSRNGTTESIFSTNENKTEKNKLHIINIEAQKNGGVLNRENLTFKSSNSRKSDIKKNNSILIENKEAISCNKALSSLLYNTYSSKSKADFSKCDEQVFNHGNIISILQNGQKQCIQGKTRSGSSVSSISLRSKVDLDKKKSFTNTAKIIDVIMKKQDSRNNDKISNNVGIINTKVVIE
- a CDS encoding cdc2-related kinase 2, putative; translation: MEKYHGLEKIGEGTYGVVYKAQNSDGESFALKKIRLEKEDEGIPSTAIREISILKELRHSNIVKLYDVIHAKKRLILVFEHLDQDLKKLIDVCDGGLESVTAKSFLLQLLNGIAYCHEHKVLHRDLKPQNLLINREGELKIADFGLARAFGIPARRYTHEVVTLWYRAPDILMGSKKYSTPIDIWSVGCIFAEMVNGRPLFPGVSDTDQLMRIFKILGTPNSQNWPDVFKLPKYDPNFPVYEPLPWETVIKGLDDTGIDLLSKMLKLDPNQRITAKQAIEHPYFKETN